A window of the Streptomyces sp. NBC_01351 genome harbors these coding sequences:
- a CDS encoding thioredoxin domain-containing protein has translation MPNRLANETSPYLLQHADNPVDWWPWSPEAFAEARERGVPVLLSVGYSSCHWCHVMANESFEDELSAAYMNEHFVNVKVDREERPDVDAVYMEAVQAATGQGGWPMTVFLTEDAEPFYFGTYFPPEPRHGMPSFMQVLEGVRTAWVGRREEVAEVAGKIVRDLSGRQLDYGKAGTPGAEELAQALLGLTREYDAVRGGFGGAPKFPPSMVLEFLLRHHARTGSEGALQMAADTCEAMARGGIYDQLGGGFARYSVDREWIVPHFEKMLYDNALLCRVYAHLWRTTGSDLARRVALETADFMVRELRTEQGGFASALDADSEDPVSGEHVEGAYYAWTPAELREALGEEDGELAVAYFGVTEEGTFEHGKSVLQLPQDGPAADADRVAGIKARLLAARDGRPAPGRDDKVVAAWNGLAIAALAECGAYFERPDLVERATEAADLLVRVHFDVASGKARLARTSRDGQVGPNAGVLEDYGDVADGFLALASVTGEGVWLEFAGFLVDLVLDRFTAEDGSLYDTAHDAEKLIRRPQDPTDTAAPSGWTAAAGALLSYAAHTGSDPHRTAAERALGVVHALGPRAPRFIGHGLAVAEALLDGPREVAVVGHPEDPDRAVLHRTALLGTAPGAVVAVGLPRAADGSGGEFPLLAERTLVHDLPTAYVCRHFVCARPTTDPVELGEQLGTVRP, from the coding sequence ATGCCGAACCGCCTCGCGAACGAGACCTCGCCGTATCTGCTCCAGCACGCCGACAACCCCGTCGACTGGTGGCCCTGGTCGCCGGAGGCCTTCGCGGAGGCGCGTGAGCGTGGTGTACCCGTTCTGCTAAGCGTTGGGTATAGCTCGTGTCATTGGTGTCACGTCATGGCCAACGAATCCTTTGAGGATGAGCTGTCGGCCGCGTACATGAACGAGCACTTCGTCAACGTCAAGGTCGACCGCGAAGAGCGTCCCGACGTCGACGCCGTCTACATGGAGGCCGTCCAGGCCGCCACCGGGCAGGGCGGCTGGCCCATGACCGTGTTCCTCACCGAAGACGCCGAGCCCTTCTACTTCGGGACCTACTTCCCGCCCGAGCCCCGCCACGGCATGCCCTCCTTCATGCAGGTCCTCGAAGGCGTACGCACCGCCTGGGTGGGCCGGCGCGAGGAGGTGGCCGAGGTGGCGGGGAAGATCGTACGGGACCTGTCCGGGCGGCAGTTGGACTACGGGAAGGCCGGGACTCCGGGGGCCGAGGAGCTCGCGCAGGCGCTGCTCGGTCTGACGCGGGAGTACGACGCCGTGCGCGGCGGGTTCGGCGGGGCGCCGAAGTTTCCGCCGTCGATGGTGCTGGAGTTCCTGCTGCGCCACCACGCGCGGACCGGGTCCGAGGGTGCGCTGCAGATGGCCGCCGATACCTGTGAGGCCATGGCGCGGGGTGGGATCTACGACCAACTCGGCGGCGGGTTCGCGCGGTACTCCGTGGACCGGGAGTGGATCGTCCCGCACTTCGAGAAGATGTTGTATGACAATGCGCTGCTCTGCCGGGTTTATGCCCACCTGTGGCGCACCACCGGCTCCGACCTCGCCCGCCGCGTCGCCCTGGAGACCGCCGACTTCATGGTGCGGGAACTGCGCACCGAGCAGGGCGGGTTCGCCTCCGCGCTCGACGCCGACAGTGAGGACCCGGTCAGCGGCGAGCACGTCGAAGGGGCCTACTACGCCTGGACCCCCGCCGAGCTGCGCGAGGCGCTCGGGGAGGAGGACGGGGAGCTGGCCGTCGCGTACTTCGGGGTGACGGAGGAGGGGACCTTCGAGCACGGGAAGAGCGTCCTGCAGCTGCCGCAGGACGGGCCGGCCGCGGACGCCGACAGGGTCGCCGGGATCAAGGCCCGGCTGCTCGCCGCGCGGGACGGGCGGCCCGCGCCCGGGCGGGACGACAAGGTCGTCGCCGCCTGGAACGGGCTGGCCATCGCGGCCCTCGCCGAGTGCGGGGCGTACTTCGAGCGGCCGGATCTGGTCGAGCGGGCCACGGAGGCCGCCGATCTGCTGGTGCGGGTTCACTTCGACGTGGCGTCCGGGAAGGCGCGGCTGGCGCGGACCAGCCGGGACGGGCAAGTGGGGCCCAACGCCGGGGTGTTGGAGGACTACGGCGATGTCGCCGACGGGTTCCTCGCGCTGGCGTCCGTGACCGGCGAGGGGGTGTGGCTGGAGTTCGCCGGCTTCCTCGTCGACCTGGTCCTGGACCGGTTCACCGCCGAGGACGGGTCGCTGTACGACACCGCGCACGATGCCGAGAAGCTGATCCGCAGGCCGCAGGATCCGACGGACACCGCCGCCCCGTCCGGCTGGACCGCCGCCGCGGGCGCGTTGCTCTCGTACGCCGCCCACACCGGTTCGGACCCCCACCGTACGGCGGCCGAGCGGGCGCTCGGAGTGGTGCACGCGCTCGGGCCGCGGGCGCCGCGGTTCATCGGGCACGGGTTGGCGGTCGCCGAGGCGCTGCTCGACGGGCCGCGCGAGGTGGCGGTCGTCGGCCATCCGGAGGACCCGGACCGGGCGGTGCTGCACCGGACGGCGCTGCTGGGGACGGCTCCCGGGGCGGTGGTGGCGGTCGGGCTGCCGCGGGCGGCTGACGGCAGCGGTGGCGAGTTCCCCCTCTTGGCCGAGCGCACACTCGTGCACGACCTCCCGACGGCGTATGTGTGTCGACATTTCGTCTGCGCGCGGCCTACGACGGATCCGGTCGAGCTGGGTGAGCAGTTGGGGACGGTTCGTCCCTGA
- a CDS encoding DUF4344 domain-containing metallopeptidase: MWRGLAVLVGCAAGLLMVWSTTGFEQELPDKGFVLRLEEPATAADRDVHRFLRNWQIADFVLADLNAYVDLPHRVMVVARSCAGEGTAYDPSERRIDLCYEDLVEEREAFERAESWLQDEDLADLTRETLYHEAGHALRDALDLPDAGARAEEDAADRFAQLMLLRGHPEGEDTLLTAARAYDLAAAADPTPDPADEHAPPATRAESHRCAVHGDAAPTRHRNLATPARAHCAGTWAATREAWTRDLTPLLRR; encoded by the coding sequence GTGTGGCGAGGTCTCGCGGTCCTGGTCGGCTGCGCGGCGGGGCTCCTGATGGTCTGGTCGACCACCGGGTTCGAACAGGAGCTCCCCGACAAGGGATTCGTCCTCCGCCTCGAAGAGCCCGCGACGGCCGCCGACCGCGACGTCCACCGCTTCCTGCGGAACTGGCAGATCGCCGATTTCGTGCTGGCCGACCTCAACGCGTACGTCGACCTCCCGCACCGCGTCATGGTCGTCGCCCGCTCCTGCGCGGGCGAAGGCACCGCCTACGACCCGTCCGAGCGCCGCATCGACCTCTGCTACGAAGACCTCGTCGAGGAACGCGAGGCGTTCGAGCGGGCCGAGTCCTGGCTCCAGGACGAGGACCTCGCCGACCTCACCCGCGAGACCCTCTACCACGAGGCCGGCCACGCCCTCCGCGACGCACTGGACCTCCCCGACGCGGGCGCCCGCGCCGAGGAGGACGCCGCCGACCGCTTCGCCCAGCTGATGCTCCTGCGCGGCCACCCGGAGGGCGAGGACACCCTCCTGACCGCCGCCCGCGCCTACGACCTCGCAGCCGCCGCCGACCCCACCCCGGACCCCGCGGACGAACACGCCCCACCCGCCACCCGCGCCGAATCCCACCGCTGCGCGGTCCACGGCGACGCGGCCCCCACCCGCCACCGGAACCTCGCCACCCCGGCCCGCGCCCACTGCGCCGGGACCTGGGCCGCCACCCGCGAGGCCTGGACCCGAGACCTGACCCCGCTGTTGCGCCGCTGA
- a CDS encoding tetratricopeptide repeat protein: MRDSHRGEAERLLGRAVEEEVRRGAGAGGAAVDGVALLARGKEALDALAASAAPEYEAYVRALDEAAAGDESLGEAFRRGNTSTAVLVTAVAAATAIGTDLALGVAAGTALTTGAVVGIAGAVATVAKVTALHLPAANRRAGELGRPGGPEQLRLQWLSALEVRGVRPFLEQQRKVTAAARAPRPATARTTTARPAPQLRGTDRSAEARRRSALEQSFGQLPDPAGLFAGRRAEVTRIAQWVQAARASTETRPVVVVLHGEPGAGRTALALRAAHGLRDQFKGACVVDLRGGSPGAEAPLSTREALLHLLNRLGAPREQLLFREGATAEQQVRRLGELYHHHMQGLPVTVVLDDAVDAAQVRMLVPERSESLVLVTAREPLELPEDLAAWVHQLPVERLGPADAAELVRAAQPEEGAPEAAPEAVAAAVELSGGLPLALRMLAAPARAGVVPEAGGRHPVEAALAAADARLSEPARQLLRRLPLAGRASLGGAAAGALADVPEQAALRMLEELWEAGLIERVRGQRFRMHDAVRAYAAARLAVDEDRERAVAAHERLIRVYAQLADSVIRMVDGKMSTRANQFGGHGFTSLDAALRWLDDESSFITAALRHSEGVDQQAVLDLLGALCDFCLLRGDLYRLGEIDELTQAVAAARVENGGGDADAGDRQGRLVRSVQWRTGIAARQLGELDKARTTLTSVVDGYMEAHQEAGAAMALVSLGITLHHQGNLPEAAARIREALVLQEPAELAGDRAWGLHALAAVERDLGRLAEATALLERSLALHRESESVHGEAWAHFQLGQVHLRYGDVGRAESELRLALDLYGRTRDDRGEAWALTQLGRARVVDGDPGAALERLRDALARHREAEDARGEAWTLFHLGQALEEAGERDQAVRELERARTMFSRMRDVYGLAHARHHSGRVTRDQRAAQTGNLRNSGFARQLLVDARADFRRIGLAHGEAWTCLELAVVDAGNAKVSQALGQCEEAVRLFISYGDRRGEDWARFLRCTMLPYAVPSAPEEARAELARLAQAPHPARDGRLEDCLETYGVILGRGVDPAEGWQAWRLSLVPNQQAREVMGVPGPAGPA; this comes from the coding sequence ATGCGGGACAGCCATCGCGGTGAGGCCGAGCGGCTGTTGGGGCGGGCCGTCGAGGAGGAGGTCCGGCGGGGCGCCGGTGCGGGTGGGGCGGCGGTCGATGGGGTGGCCCTGCTGGCCCGGGGCAAGGAGGCGCTGGACGCGCTCGCCGCGAGTGCGGCGCCGGAGTACGAGGCGTACGTGCGAGCCCTGGACGAGGCGGCGGCCGGGGACGAGTCCCTCGGGGAGGCCTTCCGGCGGGGGAACACCTCAACGGCCGTACTGGTCACAGCGGTTGCGGCCGCGACAGCCATCGGGACGGACCTCGCGCTCGGCGTCGCGGCCGGTACGGCGCTGACCACGGGGGCCGTCGTGGGCATCGCCGGGGCGGTGGCGACGGTGGCGAAGGTGACCGCGCTGCACCTGCCGGCCGCGAACCGGCGGGCCGGCGAGCTGGGCCGGCCGGGCGGGCCGGAGCAGCTGCGGCTCCAGTGGCTGTCGGCGCTGGAGGTGCGCGGCGTCCGGCCCTTCCTGGAGCAGCAGCGGAAGGTCACGGCCGCGGCCCGGGCGCCCCGGCCGGCGACGGCCCGAACCACGACGGCGAGGCCCGCGCCGCAGCTGCGCGGCACGGACCGCAGCGCGGAGGCCCGGCGGCGCAGTGCGCTGGAGCAGTCGTTCGGGCAACTCCCGGATCCGGCCGGACTGTTCGCGGGCCGACGTGCGGAGGTGACCCGGATCGCGCAGTGGGTGCAGGCGGCGCGGGCCAGTACCGAGACCCGGCCCGTGGTCGTGGTGCTGCACGGTGAGCCGGGCGCGGGCCGCACGGCCCTGGCGTTGCGTGCCGCGCACGGGCTGCGGGACCAGTTCAAGGGCGCCTGCGTGGTGGACCTGCGGGGCGGTTCGCCGGGGGCGGAGGCGCCGCTGTCGACGCGGGAGGCGCTGCTGCACCTGCTGAACCGACTGGGCGCTCCCCGGGAGCAGCTGCTGTTCCGCGAGGGGGCCACGGCCGAGCAGCAGGTGCGCCGCCTCGGCGAGCTGTACCACCATCATATGCAGGGGCTCCCTGTGACGGTGGTCCTCGACGACGCGGTGGACGCGGCGCAGGTGCGGATGCTGGTGCCGGAGCGGTCCGAGAGCCTGGTGCTGGTGACGGCGCGGGAGCCGCTGGAGCTGCCCGAAGATCTGGCGGCCTGGGTGCACCAGCTGCCGGTGGAGCGGCTGGGGCCGGCGGACGCGGCGGAGCTGGTCCGGGCCGCCCAGCCGGAGGAGGGGGCGCCGGAGGCGGCTCCGGAAGCCGTCGCCGCCGCCGTGGAGCTGAGCGGCGGGCTTCCCCTCGCGCTGCGGATGCTGGCCGCGCCGGCCCGTGCGGGCGTGGTCCCCGAGGCCGGCGGGAGGCATCCGGTGGAGGCCGCGCTCGCCGCCGCCGATGCCCGGCTCTCCGAACCGGCCCGGCAGCTGCTGCGTCGGCTGCCGCTGGCCGGGCGGGCGTCCCTCGGCGGTGCGGCGGCGGGCGCGCTGGCCGACGTACCGGAGCAGGCGGCGCTCCGGATGCTGGAGGAGCTGTGGGAGGCGGGGCTGATCGAGCGGGTGCGCGGTCAGCGGTTCCGGATGCACGACGCGGTGCGCGCGTACGCGGCGGCGCGGCTCGCGGTGGACGAGGACCGGGAGCGGGCGGTGGCGGCGCACGAGCGGCTGATCCGCGTGTACGCACAGCTCGCGGACTCGGTGATCCGGATGGTCGACGGGAAGATGTCGACGCGGGCGAACCAGTTCGGCGGGCACGGTTTCACCTCGCTGGACGCGGCGCTGCGCTGGCTGGACGACGAGTCGAGCTTCATCACGGCGGCGCTGCGGCATTCCGAGGGGGTGGACCAGCAGGCGGTGCTCGACCTGCTGGGCGCGCTGTGCGACTTCTGCCTGCTGCGCGGGGACCTGTACCGGCTGGGTGAGATCGACGAGCTGACGCAGGCGGTGGCGGCCGCCCGGGTCGAGAACGGGGGCGGGGACGCGGACGCCGGGGACCGGCAGGGGCGGCTCGTCCGCTCCGTGCAGTGGCGTACGGGCATCGCCGCCCGCCAGCTGGGCGAGCTGGACAAGGCCCGCACCACGCTGACCTCGGTGGTCGACGGGTACATGGAGGCGCATCAGGAGGCGGGGGCGGCGATGGCGCTGGTCTCGCTCGGCATCACCCTGCACCACCAGGGCAACCTCCCGGAGGCCGCGGCCCGCATCCGCGAGGCCCTCGTCCTGCAGGAGCCTGCGGAGCTGGCGGGCGACCGGGCGTGGGGCCTGCACGCACTGGCGGCGGTGGAGCGGGACCTGGGCCGGCTGGCCGAGGCCACGGCCCTGCTGGAGCGGTCCCTGGCGCTGCACCGGGAGAGCGAGAGCGTGCACGGCGAGGCCTGGGCGCACTTCCAGCTGGGCCAGGTGCACCTGCGGTACGGGGACGTGGGGCGGGCCGAGTCGGAGCTGCGCCTCGCCCTGGACCTGTACGGGCGCACCCGCGACGACCGCGGTGAGGCCTGGGCGCTGACCCAGCTGGGCCGGGCCCGGGTGGTGGACGGGGATCCGGGGGCGGCGCTGGAGCGGCTGCGCGACGCGCTGGCCCGGCACCGGGAGGCGGAGGACGCGCGCGGGGAGGCGTGGACGCTGTTCCACCTCGGGCAGGCGCTGGAGGAGGCCGGGGAGCGCGATCAGGCGGTACGGGAGCTGGAGCGGGCCCGCACGATGTTCTCGCGGATGCGGGACGTGTACGGGCTGGCGCACGCCCGTCACCACTCGGGCCGCGTGACGCGCGACCAGCGGGCGGCGCAGACGGGCAACCTGCGCAACTCCGGCTTCGCCCGGCAGCTGCTGGTGGACGCGCGGGCGGACTTCCGGCGGATCGGGCTGGCCCACGGCGAGGCGTGGACCTGCCTGGAGCTGGCGGTGGTGGACGCGGGCAACGCCAAGGTCTCGCAGGCGCTGGGCCAGTGCGAGGAGGCGGTGCGGCTGTTCATCTCCTACGGGGACCGGCGCGGGGAGGACTGGGCGCGCTTCCTGCGCTGCACGATGCTGCCGTACGCGGTGCCGTCCGCGCCGGAGGAGGCGCGGGCGGAGCTGGCCCGGCTGGCGCAGGCGCCGCATCCGGCGCGGGACGGGCGGCTGGAGGACTGCCTGGAGACGTACGGGGTGATCCTGGGCCGGGGCGTGGACCCGGCGGAGGGCTGGCAGGCGTGGCGGCTGAGCCTGGTCCCGAACCAGCAGGCGCGGGAGGTCATGGGCGTGCCGGGGCCGGCGGGGCCGGCGTAG
- the mca gene encoding mycothiol conjugate amidase Mca: MTEQLRLMAVHAHPDDESSKGAATMAKYVSEGIPVLVVTCTGGERGSVLNPKLQGDKYIEDNIHEVRAREMDEARQILGIEQEWLGYVDSGLPEGDPLPPLPEGCFALADVDEAAGELVKKIRAFKPQVVTTYDENGGYPHPDHIMTHKISMAAFDGAADTRKYPEAEFGPAYQPQKLYYNQGFNKPRTVALHEALLARGMESPYGEWLERWKEFERKERTLTTHVPCADFFEIRDKALIAHATQIDPDGGWFRVPMDVQREVWPTEEYELAKSLVDTSLPESDLFAGIRENA; encoded by the coding sequence TTGACCGAGCAGCTTCGACTGATGGCCGTCCACGCCCACCCCGACGACGAGTCGAGCAAGGGCGCGGCCACCATGGCCAAGTACGTGTCCGAGGGGATCCCGGTCCTGGTCGTCACCTGTACCGGTGGCGAGCGCGGCTCTGTCCTGAACCCCAAGCTCCAGGGCGACAAGTACATCGAGGACAACATCCACGAGGTCCGCGCCAGGGAGATGGACGAGGCGCGCCAGATCCTCGGCATCGAGCAGGAATGGCTCGGCTACGTGGACTCCGGCCTCCCCGAGGGCGACCCGCTGCCGCCGCTGCCCGAGGGCTGCTTCGCCCTCGCGGACGTCGACGAGGCCGCCGGTGAGCTGGTGAAGAAGATCCGCGCCTTCAAGCCGCAGGTCGTCACCACGTACGACGAGAACGGCGGCTACCCGCACCCCGACCACATCATGACCCACAAGATCTCCATGGCCGCCTTCGACGGCGCGGCCGACACCCGGAAGTACCCGGAGGCCGAGTTCGGCCCGGCCTACCAGCCGCAGAAGCTCTACTACAACCAGGGCTTCAACAAGCCGCGCACCGTCGCCCTCCACGAGGCGCTGCTCGCGCGCGGCATGGAGTCCCCCTACGGGGAGTGGCTGGAGCGGTGGAAGGAGTTCGAGCGCAAGGAGCGGACCCTGACCACCCACGTGCCCTGCGCGGACTTCTTCGAGATCCGTGACAAGGCGCTGATCGCGCACGCCACGCAGATCGACCCGGACGGCGGCTGGTTCCGCGTTCCGATGGACGTCCAGCGCGAGGTCTGGCCGACGGAGGAGTACGAGCTGGCGAAGTCGCTCGTGGACACTTCCCTCCCCGAGTCCGACCTCTTCGCGGGCATCCGGGAGAATGCCTAA
- a CDS encoding DUF4307 domain-containing protein, translated as MSAVREGLPEGRYGRSADERADRKLKIVGAALGVVLLGVIGWIGWDYMAGQSVSAEVIKFQVVSDTEVQVHLEVRKEASATGVCTLTSQDKEHGEVGRADFTFAQSEARVDEVVSLKTTARAVMIELVGCQPAASGS; from the coding sequence ATGAGCGCGGTGCGCGAAGGGCTGCCCGAGGGCCGGTACGGCCGGTCGGCGGACGAGCGCGCCGACCGGAAGCTCAAGATCGTCGGGGCTGCGCTGGGCGTCGTGCTGCTCGGCGTGATCGGCTGGATCGGCTGGGACTACATGGCCGGTCAGAGCGTCAGCGCCGAGGTGATCAAGTTCCAGGTGGTCTCCGACACCGAGGTGCAGGTGCACCTGGAGGTGCGCAAGGAGGCCTCGGCCACCGGGGTGTGCACCCTGACCTCGCAGGACAAGGAGCACGGCGAGGTCGGCCGGGCGGACTTCACCTTCGCGCAGTCCGAGGCGCGGGTGGACGAGGTCGTGTCGCTGAAGACCACCGCGCGGGCCGTGATGATCGAGCTGGTCGGCTGTCAGCCGGCCGCTTCCGGGAGCTGA
- the greA gene encoding transcription elongation factor GreA, whose translation MTQTSESVTWLTQAAYDQLKAELDYLSGPARTEIATKIAAAREEGDLRENGGYHAAKEEQGKQELRVRQLTQLLEKAKVGTAPASDGVVAPGTLVKIAFDGDEDDTMEFLLASREYASSDFETYSPQSPLGTGVMGKAIGEDAEYELPNGKKASVKILDVKPFTG comes from the coding sequence GTGACCCAGACGAGCGAGAGCGTCACCTGGCTGACCCAGGCGGCGTACGACCAGCTGAAGGCAGAGCTGGACTACCTCTCTGGTCCCGCACGCACGGAGATCGCCACGAAGATCGCAGCCGCCCGCGAGGAGGGCGACCTGCGCGAGAACGGCGGTTACCACGCGGCCAAGGAGGAGCAGGGCAAGCAGGAGCTGCGCGTCCGCCAGCTCACGCAGCTCCTCGAGAAGGCGAAGGTCGGCACGGCGCCCGCCTCCGACGGCGTGGTGGCCCCCGGCACCCTCGTGAAGATCGCCTTCGACGGCGACGAGGACGACACCATGGAGTTCCTGCTGGCCTCCCGCGAGTACGCGTCCTCGGACTTCGAGACGTACTCCCCGCAGTCCCCGCTGGGCACCGGTGTCATGGGCAAGGCGATCGGCGAGGACGCCGAGTACGAGCTGCCGAACGGCAAGAAGGCCTCGGTCAAGATCCTTGACGTCAAGCCCTTCACCGGCTGA
- a CDS encoding ABC transporter permease, translating to MTLTSPTPGTSPTPELAAPHPRGGIVQGVNDSLVIAKRNLIRMSRIPEMIIFGVIQPVMFVVLFSYVFGGSISVGGNTSPAAYREFLMAGIFAQTVTFATAGAGAGIADDMHKGLIDRFRSLPMARGAVLTGRTLADLVQTTLTLVVLAVVALIVGWRTHTSIGEVLGGFALLLLLGYAFSWIGALIGLSVRTPEAATSGGLIWLFPLTFISNAFVPSENMPTFLRHIAEWNPFSATVQAARELFGNLPPGYPVPEAWPMQHPVIASIIWSVLIIVVFRTLAVRKYRSASA from the coding sequence GTGACCCTCACCTCCCCGACCCCGGGCACCTCCCCGACCCCGGAGCTAGCGGCACCCCACCCGCGCGGCGGCATCGTCCAGGGGGTCAACGACTCCCTGGTCATCGCCAAGCGGAACCTGATCCGGATGTCCCGGATCCCCGAGATGATCATCTTCGGTGTGATCCAGCCGGTCATGTTCGTCGTGCTCTTCAGCTATGTCTTCGGCGGCTCCATCAGCGTCGGCGGCAACACCTCGCCCGCGGCCTACCGCGAGTTCCTGATGGCGGGCATCTTCGCCCAGACCGTCACCTTCGCCACCGCCGGCGCGGGCGCGGGCATCGCGGACGACATGCACAAGGGCCTCATCGACCGCTTCCGCTCCCTGCCCATGGCCCGCGGCGCGGTCCTGACCGGCCGCACCCTCGCCGACCTCGTCCAGACCACGCTCACCCTGGTCGTCCTGGCCGTGGTCGCGCTGATCGTCGGCTGGCGCACCCACACCAGCATCGGCGAGGTCCTCGGCGGCTTCGCCCTGCTGCTCCTGCTGGGCTACGCCTTCTCCTGGATCGGCGCCCTGATCGGCCTGTCGGTGCGCACCCCGGAGGCGGCCACCTCGGGCGGGCTGATCTGGCTCTTCCCGCTGACGTTCATCTCGAACGCCTTCGTCCCCTCCGAGAACATGCCGACCTTCCTGCGGCACATCGCGGAGTGGAACCCGTTCAGCGCCACCGTCCAGGCGGCCCGGGAGCTCTTCGGCAACCTCCCGCCGGGCTACCCGGTCCCGGAGGCCTGGCCGATGCAGCACCCGGTCATCGCCTCGATCATCTGGTCCGTGCTGATCATCGTGGTCTTCCGGACCCTGGCGGTCCGCAAGTACCGCTCGGCGTCCGCGTAG
- a CDS encoding ATP-binding cassette domain-containing protein, with protein MPGAIYAEGLVKTFGDVRALDGVDLDVPEGTVLGLLGPNGAGKTTTVRVLTTLLRPDSGNAVVAGIDVLKHPNEVRRAIGLSGQFAAVDEYLTGRENLQMVGRLYQMKAKAAKARAEELLERFSLADAADRTAKTYSGGMRRRLDLAAALVVSPPVMFMDEPTTGLDPRNRQRLWGIIKELVAGGTTLLLTTQYLEEADHLAHDICVVDQGKVIARGTSDQLKARTGGERVEVVVHEREDITAAREVLAGFGKGETTVEEHTRKLTVPVSGGAKLLAEVIRELDGRGIEIDDIGLRRPTLDDVFISLTGHAAEREAEGNGDENGGAPADAKGRKAAAARKETAK; from the coding sequence ATGCCAGGCGCCATTTACGCCGAAGGTCTGGTCAAGACCTTCGGTGATGTACGGGCTCTGGACGGCGTGGACCTCGATGTCCCCGAAGGCACCGTCCTGGGTCTGCTCGGCCCGAACGGCGCGGGCAAGACCACGACCGTACGCGTCCTGACCACCCTCCTCCGGCCCGACAGCGGCAATGCCGTCGTCGCCGGCATCGACGTACTCAAACACCCCAACGAGGTCCGCCGGGCCATCGGCCTCTCCGGCCAGTTCGCCGCCGTCGACGAATACCTCACCGGCCGCGAGAACCTCCAGATGGTCGGCCGGCTCTACCAGATGAAGGCCAAGGCGGCGAAGGCCCGGGCCGAGGAGCTGCTCGAACGCTTCAGCCTCGCCGACGCGGCCGACCGCACCGCCAAGACCTACTCCGGCGGCATGCGCAGGCGCCTCGACCTCGCCGCCGCCCTCGTGGTCAGCCCGCCCGTGATGTTCATGGACGAGCCGACCACCGGTCTCGACCCCCGCAACCGCCAGCGGCTGTGGGGGATCATCAAGGAACTGGTCGCGGGCGGCACCACCCTGCTGCTCACCACCCAGTACCTGGAGGAGGCCGACCACCTCGCCCACGACATCTGCGTGGTCGACCAGGGCAAGGTCATCGCCCGCGGCACCTCCGACCAGCTCAAGGCCCGTACGGGCGGCGAGCGGGTGGAGGTCGTCGTCCACGAGCGCGAGGACATCACCGCCGCGCGCGAGGTCCTGGCCGGCTTCGGCAAGGGCGAGACCACGGTCGAGGAGCACACCCGCAAGCTGACGGTGCCCGTCTCCGGCGGCGCCAAGTTGCTGGCGGAGGTCATCCGGGAACTGGACGGCCGGGGCATCGAGATCGACGACATCGGCTTGCGCCGCCCCACCCTCGACGACGTGTTCATATCCCTGACCGGCCACGCCGCCGAACGCGAGGCGGAAGGGAACGGCGATGAGAACGGCGGGGCCCCGGCCGACGCCAAGGGCCGCAAGGCAGCGGCGGCGCGGAAGGAGACGGCGAAGTGA